The following DNA comes from Mycobacteroides immunogenum.
GGAGATCCGTGCGCGGCACACCGGCTCGCTGGTGTCCGACCGCACCGGCAGCATCACGCCGTTCGCCATGATCCAGCTGGCCGATCGCGGACAGTTCTTCGTCGAGCCGGGCGAGGACACCTACGAGGGCCAGGTCGTCGGGATCAACCCGCGTGCCGAGGACCTCGACGTGAACGTCACGCGTGAGAAGAAGCTGACCAACATGCGTTCCTCCACCGCCGACGTCATGGAGACCCTGGCCCGGCCGATCGAGCTGGACCTGGAGCAGGCCATGGAGTTCTGTGCGGCCGACGAATGTGTCGAGGTGACCCCGGAAATCGTGCGCGTGCGCAAGGTTGACCTGGACGCCAACACCCGGGCGCGCAATCGTTCACGTGCCAAGGCAGCCGCCAACAACAGCTAGATTCGGCCGATGGCATGCCGCATCAGTGAGCTCGTGCTCGATTGTCGTGACCCGGAGGCGCTGGCACGGTTCTGGTGTGAGGTGCTGGATTTCGTCGTGCTGAGTCGCGAAGAAGACGGCTCGCTGGAAGTTGGTCCGCGGGAGGGCTTCGGCGGCCTGCAGCCCACGCTGTTTCTGAGCTATACCGCCGAGCCGCGGCAGCAGAAGCCGCGGCTGCACATCGACGTGAACCCCACCGATCGCGACCAGGACGCCGAGCTCGAACGGCTGCTGGCACTCGGGGCGCGGCCGGCCGATATCGGGCAGACCGGTGATGAGCAGTGGCACGTGTTGCAAGACCCCGAGGGCAATGAGTTCTGCCTGCTGAAGGCTCGTATCAAACAGGTCTGAGGCGCCCCGTCATGAAGGTGGCGGATTTCCGCCGCACGCCTCGCGCCGTCGGTGAAATCGGAGCAGACTGCACAGCGTGGCCGATTTCAACTCCCTCAAGCGGCTGGTGGTCCAGAACACCCAGCGATACCTGGTCAATCCGGTGGGGCGCCGGCTGCCCGTCGTGATGCTGGAGACGGTGGGCCGCAAGTCCGGACAACCACGCCACACCGCGATAGGCGGACGCCTTGTCGGTAACCAGTTCTGGCTGGTTTCCGAACATGGCGAGCACTCGGACTATGTGCGCAACATCAAGGCCAACCCCGCGGTGCGGCTACGGATCAGCGACCAGTGGCGCGCCGGTACCGCGCACTTATTGCCCGACGACGACGCGCGAGCAAGGTTGCAACAGCTGCCGCGCGGTAACAGCGCGGTGGTGCGCGCGGTGGGCACCGACCTGCTGACCGTACGGGTCGACCTCGATTGATTGTGGTCGCGGCGGTTGCTGCGGCTTGCGAACTCATTTGAGAGATAACGGCTTTCGTGATCGTTTGACCACGCCGATGGGTACTATCGCGATATGCCCGAGCAAACCCAGCCCACTTCGCGCATCATCGATCAGAACGCGGCGGCAGTCCAGGAGCTCCCGTTCGCCAATACCGTGGACCAGGACGACGC
Coding sequences within:
- a CDS encoding VOC family protein encodes the protein MACRISELVLDCRDPEALARFWCEVLDFVVLSREEDGSLEVGPREGFGGLQPTLFLSYTAEPRQQKPRLHIDVNPTDRDQDAELERLLALGARPADIGQTGDEQWHVLQDPEGNEFCLLKARIKQV
- a CDS encoding nitroreductase family deazaflavin-dependent oxidoreductase, producing MADFNSLKRLVVQNTQRYLVNPVGRRLPVVMLETVGRKSGQPRHTAIGGRLVGNQFWLVSEHGEHSDYVRNIKANPAVRLRISDQWRAGTAHLLPDDDARARLQQLPRGNSAVVRAVGTDLLTVRVDLD